TTGGTTACCACACCCAGGCGATCACCGTCACCATCAAAGGCCAGGCCGATATCGGCGCCGGTTTCCTGCACTTTGGCGATCAGATCCTGCAGGTTGGCCGGCTTGCCGGGGTCCGGGTGGTGATTGGGGAAGTCACCATCCACCTCGCAGTACAGCGGGGTTACCTCACAGCCAAGCTCTTCGATCAGCATGGGGCCAAGTTCGCCCGCGATACCGTTGCCAGCATCCACCACGACTTTAAGCGGCGCGGCCACGGCGATGTCACCGACAATCCGATCCAGATAGGCCCGGCGCACATCTTCCCGGGACTGGGCGCCCTGACCAGAGGTGAAGTCGGCGGTCTGAATACGCTGGTAAAGTTTCTGAATCGCCTCGCCAGACAAGGTTTCGCCGCCGAGCATGATCTTCAGGCCGTTATAGTTGGCCGGATTGTGGCTACCGGTCACCATCACGCCGGAGCCAGTCTGCAACTGGTGTGTGGCAAAATAGAGTACCGGCGTGGGCACCGCCCCCACATGGATCACATTGCAGCCGGTAGCCATGATGCCACTGGCCAGCGCATCGGCCAGGTCCGGGCTGGAATGGCGACCATCGTAACCAATGCAGATCGAGGTCACACCGCGAGCCGCCGCCTCGGAACCAATAGCACGGCCAATCACCCGGACCACCTCGGGGGACAGGGTCTCACCGACAATTCCCCGGATGTCATAGGCCCGGAAGATCTCGGCGGCAACGTCCACGGATGGCAGCTCGGCTTCCACCACCTCGGGGATATCCTCATCGAACAGGGCGTCATCGCCACTGCCAAAACCAAGCACATCCTCGTCGCCATCGAGCATATCGATGTCGGGCATGTCCTTGTCCTGGAACAGGGGTTCTTCCTCACCGGACGCAGGCTTTCTGGCACCGGCTGCCACCTGCTGAGGTTTTGCGCTCTCGGCAGCTTTTGCCAGCCGTTTATCAACCATCTGCGACAGGCGGAACAGCACCTCGCCGGTAGACGCCACCATATCCCAACGGAAGGTCGGCAGTTTCACCCGCTCGCCGCCAAACACCTTGTGCGACCACTGGATCAGGGCCGTCACATCCTGGCGAATGCCTCGCTGGGCGCCGCCCAACAACACCCAGACAACAATCGCGGCCACCAGTGCCGGAATGCCGACCAGAACGGCGGCCACGATGGTATTGACCGGCGCCTCTGGCGCCCGGGCTGGCTGGAACACCACAGACCAGTCCGGATTCGACAGGGTTCTGGTTTCAGAAGGGCCCGAACCCCGGCCGGTGCTGACCACGGTACGCTGGGAACCCGATGCCGCCTGCACCAGCGACAACTGGCCTCCCAACTGGCGATTGCCAACGGTCAGAAGGGGCTGAAGCTGATCCGCGCCGTAAACCACCAGCACACTGCCCTGCACTGCGTTGCTGACCGGATGTCGAACTGGCGCGGCGTACTGAAGATACCACTGATCGTTACGGGGAAAGGCGTCTGGCAATAGTGACTGCCCGTTCTCTGCCCGCCGGGCCAGCTCCAGGCCGGCAAACCCGAGCAGGCCGTCGCTGCTGCCGGTGCGGGGAATATCACGGTAACGGAAAACAAAAACCGCCTGGGCTCCGGGCAACGCCGCCTGCAGCTGGCGCGCCAGCTCGTCCCGGTCACCTTGCTCGGCAAGCTGATTGCTCACATAGCGCTGATTGGCC
The window above is part of the Marinobacter sp. THAF197a genome. Proteins encoded here:
- a CDS encoding phosphomannomutase/phosphoglucomutase — encoded protein: MKLGKKKIKEPSVDDNPEKKPGRKNKRKTESSGSGLKRLNTVALNQSLVVVLAGVVAVALLHFLVIVPAGERSYQQARVVEADGAQQRLNQYFSAQQEQVRALANQRYVSNQLAEQGDRDELARQLQAALPGAQAVFVFRYRDIPRTGSSDGLLGFAGLELARRAENGQSLLPDAFPRNDQWYLQYAAPVRHPVSNAVQGSVLVVYGADQLQPLLTVGNRQLGGQLSLVQAASGSQRTVVSTGRGSGPSETRTLSNPDWSVVFQPARAPEAPVNTIVAAVLVGIPALVAAIVVWVLLGGAQRGIRQDVTALIQWSHKVFGGERVKLPTFRWDMVASTGEVLFRLSQMVDKRLAKAAESAKPQQVAAGARKPASGEEEPLFQDKDMPDIDMLDGDEDVLGFGSGDDALFDEDIPEVVEAELPSVDVAAEIFRAYDIRGIVGETLSPEVVRVIGRAIGSEAAARGVTSICIGYDGRHSSPDLADALASGIMATGCNVIHVGAVPTPVLYFATHQLQTGSGVMVTGSHNPANYNGLKIMLGGETLSGEAIQKLYQRIQTADFTSGQGAQSREDVRRAYLDRIVGDIAVAAPLKVVVDAGNGIAGELGPMLIEELGCEVTPLYCEVDGDFPNHHPDPGKPANLQDLIAKVQETGADIGLAFDGDGDRLGVVTNTGKIIWPDRLLMLFARDVVSRNPGADVLYDVKCSRRLAGVISEAGGRPIMWKSGHSLMKAKMKESGALLAGEMSGHVFFGERWYGFDDGLYSAARLLEILGIEDRHSDDVFADFPEDISTPELNVEVTETEKFAIIERLGKLGEFGDGNISTIDGIRVDYTDGWGLCRASNTTPVLVLRFEAETDEALERIKAVFREQLQKAAPDLVADF